One region of Streptomyces capillispiralis genomic DNA includes:
- the whiG gene encoding RNA polymerase sigma factor WhiG, which translates to MPQHTSGSDRAAIPPAARDGGSVRPPAPSTLDELWRSYKATGDERLREQLILHYSPLVKYVAGRVSVGLPPNVEQADFVSSGVFGLIDAIEKFDVDREIKFETYAITRIRGAMIDELRALDWIPRSVRQKARNVERAYATLEARLRRTPSESEVAGEMGITVADLHAVFSQLSLANVVALEELLHAGGDNGDQLSFMDTLEDTAADNPVEVAEDRELRRFLARAINTLPEREKTVVTLYYYEGLTLAEIGNVLGVTESRVSQIHTKSVLQLRAKLASFGR; encoded by the coding sequence ATGCCCCAGCACACCTCCGGGTCCGACCGGGCGGCGATCCCCCCAGCCGCCCGCGACGGTGGCAGCGTGCGGCCGCCCGCTCCCTCGACGCTCGACGAGCTGTGGCGGTCGTACAAGGCGACGGGGGACGAACGGCTGCGGGAGCAACTGATCCTGCACTACTCGCCGCTGGTGAAATACGTCGCCGGCCGGGTCAGCGTGGGGCTGCCGCCCAATGTCGAGCAGGCGGACTTCGTCTCCTCCGGGGTCTTCGGGCTGATCGACGCGATCGAGAAGTTCGACGTCGACCGGGAGATCAAGTTCGAGACGTACGCGATCACCCGCATCCGCGGCGCGATGATCGACGAACTGCGCGCGCTGGACTGGATCCCGCGCTCGGTGCGGCAGAAGGCGCGCAACGTGGAGCGCGCCTACGCCACGCTGGAGGCGCGGCTGCGCCGCACACCGTCGGAGAGCGAGGTCGCCGGCGAGATGGGCATCACGGTGGCCGATCTGCACGCGGTTTTCAGCCAGTTGTCACTGGCGAACGTCGTCGCCCTGGAGGAGCTGCTGCACGCCGGGGGCGACAACGGCGATCAGCTCAGCTTCATGGACACCCTGGAGGACACCGCTGCCGACAACCCGGTGGAGGTGGCCGAGGACCGGGAGCTGCGCAGGTTCCTGGCACGCGCCATCAACACGCTGCCGGAACGCGAGAAGACCGTCGTCACGCTCTACTACTACGAAGGCCTCACCCTCGCCGAGATCGGCAACGTGCTCGGCGTGACCGAGAGCCGCGTCAGC
- the dprA gene encoding DNA-processing protein DprA, producing MSPAAGPEDDLLDRIFLTRVVEPGDETCGRWMRERGVGAVVRRLRERGEPLPGVSGKRWAGLLARAAAAEPHRDLAAARDAGARFVCPGAADWPRQLDDLGDARPVGLWVRGSADPRMWALRSVAVVGARACTEYGAHMAATLAAGLAERGWVVVSGGAYGIDGAAHRGALGSGGATVAVLASGVDRPYPRGHTGLIARIAEQGLVIGELPPGEHPTPSRFILRNRVIAALTRGTVVVEAAHRSGSLVTVRAARRLGRHTMGVPGPATSGLSAGVHELLRQDAVLVTDAAEVVELVGDMGELAPERRGPVLPRDLLDPAGRQVLAALPARGAARPEEVARAAQTTPDDAVARLYELRALGYVERHGDGWKLTRQAMISVRDDPAPR from the coding sequence ATGAGCCCCGCGGCCGGACCGGAGGACGACCTGCTCGACCGGATCTTCCTCACCCGGGTCGTCGAGCCGGGTGACGAGACCTGCGGGCGCTGGATGCGGGAACGGGGCGTGGGCGCGGTGGTCAGGAGGTTACGGGAGCGGGGCGAGCCGCTGCCCGGGGTGAGCGGCAAGCGGTGGGCCGGGCTGCTCGCCCGGGCCGCGGCGGCCGAACCGCACAGGGACCTCGCCGCCGCGCGCGACGCCGGGGCGCGGTTCGTGTGCCCCGGAGCCGCCGACTGGCCCCGGCAGCTCGACGACCTGGGCGACGCGCGTCCCGTCGGGCTGTGGGTGCGCGGAAGCGCGGACCCGCGGATGTGGGCGCTGCGCTCGGTCGCCGTCGTCGGCGCCCGCGCCTGCACGGAGTACGGCGCGCACATGGCCGCCACCCTCGCGGCCGGCCTCGCCGAACGCGGCTGGGTCGTGGTCTCCGGCGGCGCCTACGGAATCGACGGCGCCGCCCACCGCGGCGCGCTCGGCTCCGGCGGTGCCACCGTCGCCGTCCTCGCCAGCGGAGTCGACCGGCCCTACCCGCGCGGACACACCGGGCTCATCGCCAGGATCGCCGAACAGGGGCTGGTGATCGGAGAACTGCCGCCGGGCGAGCACCCGACACCGAGCAGGTTCATCCTCCGCAACCGGGTGATCGCCGCGCTCACCCGGGGCACCGTGGTCGTCGAGGCCGCCCACCGCAGCGGCTCGCTGGTGACCGTCAGGGCGGCCCGGCGCCTGGGACGGCACACGATGGGAGTGCCGGGGCCGGCCACCAGCGGGCTCTCCGCCGGGGTGCACGAACTGCTGCGCCAGGACGCGGTCCTGGTCACCGATGCCGCCGAGGTCGTCGAGCTGGTCGGCGACATGGGCGAGCTCGCGCCGGAACGCCGGGGGCCGGTACTGCCCCGGGACCTGCTGGACCCGGCCGGCCGCCAGGTCCTCGCCGCGCTGCCGGCCCGTGGAGCGGCCCGGCCGGAGGAGGTCGCGCGCGCCGCGCAGACCACCCCGGACGACGCCGTCGCGAGACTGTACGAACTACGAGCACTTGGTTACGTCGAACGACACGGCGACGGCTGGAAGTTGACGCGCCAGGCGATGATCTCGGTCCGCGATGACCCCGCTCCTCGCTGA
- a CDS encoding YifB family Mg chelatase-like AAA ATPase: MGFARTCSVALVGVEGVVVEVQADLEPGVAAFTLVGLPDKSLTESRDRVRAAVVNSGGEWPQKKLTVGLSPASVPKAGSGFDLAVACAVLGAAERIDPRVLADIVMIGELGLDGRVRPVRGILPAVLAAADAGYEQVVVPECAAAEASLVPGVSVLGVRSLRQLIAVLTDEPVPDEETEEPERPDPLLAGLRVPGTGAATAMHSADATRHDQGHDLADVVGQLSARTAAEVAAAGGHHLFLEGPPGAGKTMLAERLPSILPPLDRQASLEVTAVHSVAGLLPPGKPLIDVAPYCAPHHSATMQALVGGGPGTARPGAVSLSHRGVLFLDETPEFSSRALDALRQPLEAGHVVIARSAGVVRFPARFLMVLAANPCPCGRFSRTHEQCECPPSAIRRYQARLSGPLLDRVDLRVEVDRVTRRELTASGARGETTATVADRVRTARERAAARLTGTPWRTNSEIPGRELRSRWHAAPGAMDEAERSLERGALTARGLDRVLRVAWTVADLTGHDRPDAGDVALALQLRTGVPRGVPMAIGATA, from the coding sequence ATGGGGTTCGCCCGTACGTGCTCGGTGGCGCTGGTGGGCGTCGAGGGCGTGGTCGTGGAGGTCCAGGCCGACCTGGAACCGGGCGTCGCCGCCTTCACGCTGGTGGGGCTGCCGGACAAGAGCCTGACGGAGAGCCGGGACCGGGTCAGGGCCGCCGTGGTCAACTCCGGCGGTGAATGGCCGCAGAAGAAACTCACCGTGGGGCTCAGCCCGGCCTCGGTGCCGAAGGCCGGCAGCGGATTCGATCTCGCGGTCGCCTGCGCGGTGCTCGGTGCCGCCGAGCGGATCGATCCACGGGTGCTCGCCGACATCGTCATGATCGGCGAACTGGGACTGGACGGACGGGTGCGGCCGGTGCGCGGCATCCTGCCGGCGGTGCTGGCCGCGGCCGACGCCGGCTACGAGCAGGTGGTGGTGCCGGAGTGCGCCGCCGCCGAGGCCTCACTGGTGCCGGGCGTGTCCGTGCTCGGCGTGCGGAGCCTGCGCCAGCTGATCGCGGTGCTCACCGACGAGCCCGTGCCCGACGAGGAGACCGAGGAGCCGGAGCGCCCCGACCCACTGCTCGCCGGACTGCGCGTCCCCGGCACCGGGGCGGCCACCGCGATGCACAGTGCCGACGCGACCCGGCACGACCAGGGCCATGACCTCGCGGACGTCGTGGGCCAGCTCTCGGCGCGGACGGCGGCGGAGGTGGCCGCGGCCGGCGGACACCACCTCTTCCTGGAGGGCCCGCCCGGCGCCGGCAAGACGATGCTCGCCGAGCGGCTGCCGTCGATCCTGCCGCCGCTGGACCGGCAGGCGTCGCTGGAGGTGACGGCCGTGCACTCGGTGGCGGGGCTGCTGCCACCGGGCAAGCCCCTGATCGACGTGGCCCCCTACTGCGCCCCGCACCACTCGGCCACGATGCAGGCACTCGTCGGGGGCGGGCCGGGGACGGCACGGCCGGGGGCGGTGTCCCTCTCCCATCGAGGCGTGCTTTTTCTTGACGAGACGCCCGAGTTCAGCAGCCGGGCCCTGGACGCCCTGCGCCAGCCGCTGGAGGCCGGACACGTGGTCATCGCGCGCAGCGCCGGTGTCGTCCGCTTCCCGGCGCGCTTCCTGATGGTGCTGGCCGCCAACCCCTGCCCGTGCGGGCGCTTCTCCCGGACGCACGAGCAGTGCGAGTGCCCGCCCTCGGCGATCCGCCGCTACCAGGCCCGCCTGTCCGGGCCGCTGCTCGACCGGGTCGACCTGCGGGTCGAGGTCGACCGGGTCACCCGTAGGGAACTCACGGCGAGCGGTGCCCGCGGCGAGACCACCGCCACGGTCGCCGACCGGGTGCGGACGGCGCGGGAACGCGCGGCGGCCCGCCTCACCGGCACTCCGTGGCGCACCAACAGCGAGATCCCCGGACGGGAACTGCGCAGCCGCTGGCACGCCGCCCCCGGCGCCATGGACGAGGCCGAGCGCAGCCTCGAGCGGGGAGCGCTCACCGCACGGGGACTCGACCGGGTGCTGCGGGTCGCCTGGACCGTCGCCGACCTGACCGGCCACGACCGGCCCGACGCCGGGGACGTGGCCCTCGCCCTGCAGTTGCGCACCGGCGTCCCGCGCGGTGTGCCGATGGCCATCGGGGCGACGGCATGA
- a CDS encoding YraN family protein: MTVGAGGGADMNAQRARSALGRYGETLAARRLTEAGMTVLQRNWRCGRTGEIDIVARDGDALVVCEVKTRRAGPYQHPMAAVTPAKAERLRDLAARWLQEHGGAPPGGVRIDLVGVVLPTRGAPVVEHVRGVA, encoded by the coding sequence GTGACGGTTGGCGCCGGAGGTGGTGCCGACATGAACGCACAACGGGCACGCAGTGCACTCGGCAGGTACGGCGAGACACTGGCCGCACGCCGGCTGACCGAGGCCGGGATGACGGTGCTGCAGCGCAACTGGCGCTGTGGCAGGACCGGCGAGATCGACATCGTGGCCAGGGACGGGGACGCCCTGGTCGTCTGCGAGGTGAAGACCCGCAGGGCAGGCCCCTACCAGCACCCCATGGCGGCCGTCACACCGGCCAAGGCCGAGCGCCTGAGGGACCTCGCCGCACGCTGGCTGCAGGAACACGGGGGAGCACCGCCCGGCGGGGTCCGCATCGACCTGGTCGGCGTCGTACTGCCCACCCGCGGCGCACCCGTCGTCGAGCACGTCCGGGGGGTGGCCTGA
- a CDS encoding DUF2469 domain-containing protein, which yields MSAEDLEKYETEMELKLYREYRDVVGLFKYVIETERRFYLTNDYEMQVHSVQGEVFFEVSMADAWVWDMYRPARFVKQVRVLTFKDVNIEELNKSDLELPGG from the coding sequence ATGAGCGCCGAGGACCTCGAGAAGTACGAGACCGAGATGGAGCTGAAGCTCTACCGGGAGTACCGCGATGTCGTCGGTCTGTTCAAATACGTGATCGAGACCGAGCGGCGCTTCTATCTGACCAACGACTACGAGATGCAGGTGCACTCGGTCCAGGGCGAGGTGTTCTTCGAGGTGTCCATGGCGGATGCCTGGGTCTGGGACATGTACCGGCCGGCCCGGTTCGTGAAGCAGGTGCGCGTCCTCACGTTCAAGGACGTGAACATCGAGGAGCTCAACAAGAGCGACCTGGAGCTTCCGGGCGGGTGA
- a CDS encoding NUDIX hydrolase: MPPRPAVAGPAPAAEDSYRGGLRRVSRVVLLDPQDRILLLHGHEPDDPADDWWFTPGGGVEGDETREQAALRELAEETGITRVELGPVLWRRRCSFPFAGRRWDQDEWYYLARTTQTATAATALTELERRSVAGARWWTYPELARAHETVYPTRLAELLRTLLDEGPPAGPVTLDTEIV; the protein is encoded by the coding sequence GTGCCCCCGCGGCCGGCCGTCGCCGGGCCGGCTCCGGCGGCCGAGGACTCCTACCGGGGCGGACTGCGCAGAGTCTCCCGGGTCGTCCTGCTCGACCCGCAGGACCGCATCCTGCTGCTGCACGGCCACGAACCGGACGACCCGGCCGACGACTGGTGGTTCACGCCCGGGGGCGGTGTGGAGGGCGACGAGACCCGTGAACAGGCCGCACTGCGGGAACTCGCGGAGGAGACCGGCATCACGCGGGTCGAACTGGGGCCGGTGCTGTGGCGGCGGCGGTGCTCCTTCCCGTTCGCGGGGCGCCGCTGGGACCAGGACGAGTGGTACTACCTGGCCCGGACCACCCAGACGGCGACCGCGGCCACGGCGCTGACCGAGCTGGAGCGGCGCAGTGTCGCCGGTGCGCGCTGGTGGACGTACCCGGAACTGGCCCGGGCGCATGAGACGGTGTATCCGACCAGACTCGCCGAGCTGCTGCGCACTCTGCTCGACGAAGGTCCCCCGGCCGGACCCGTGACCCTGGACACCGAAATCGTCTAG
- the lepB gene encoding signal peptidase I has product MSGQSTTRTASGGGSGTARSAGRTGQRLSGLAVTLGLVLFLGGFAWGAVVYRPYTVPTPSMAPTIDAGDRVLAERIDGGDVRRGDVVVFTDTTWADVPLIKRVVAVGGDTVSCCRDGKLKVNGEAIEEPYLGGGAAAEFGAFPEVTVPEGRLFLLGDERAGSVDSTAHLTDAAGGTVSRDAVRARVDAVVWPMDGMLTAPTGFERLGDLSSPGPLRTVVAMVIAGAVLVLGGAAYGPLAQRAAGSRARANTGSAGGR; this is encoded by the coding sequence ATGAGTGGTCAGAGCACGACACGTACGGCTTCCGGCGGCGGCTCGGGCACCGCCCGCTCGGCCGGCCGGACCGGGCAGCGCCTGTCCGGCCTGGCCGTGACCCTGGGGCTGGTGCTGTTCCTCGGCGGGTTCGCCTGGGGAGCGGTGGTGTACCGGCCGTACACCGTGCCCACCCCGTCCATGGCGCCGACGATCGACGCCGGGGACCGCGTGCTGGCCGAGCGCATCGACGGCGGCGACGTCCGCCGCGGTGACGTCGTCGTCTTCACGGACACCACATGGGCGGACGTTCCCCTCATCAAGCGGGTGGTCGCCGTCGGCGGCGACACGGTCTCCTGCTGCCGGGACGGGAAGCTGAAGGTCAACGGCGAGGCGATCGAGGAGCCGTACCTCGGCGGGGGCGCGGCGGCCGAGTTCGGCGCCTTCCCCGAGGTGACCGTGCCGGAGGGACGCCTCTTCCTGCTCGGTGACGAGCGCGCCGGGTCGGTCGACTCCACGGCCCATCTGACCGACGCCGCCGGCGGCACCGTCTCCCGCGACGCGGTACGGGCCCGGGTCGACGCCGTGGTCTGGCCGATGGACGGCATGCTGACGGCACCCACCGGATTCGAGCGGCTGGGCGACCTCTCCTCACCCGGCCCGCTGCGGACGGTCGTGGCGATGGTGATCGCCGGTGCCGTGCTCGTGCTGGGCGGTGCCGCGTACGGTCCGCTCGCCCAGCGGGCGGCGGGTTCCCGCGCCCGGGCGAACACGGGGTCCGCCGGTGGCCGCTGA
- the lepB gene encoding signal peptidase I — MGDVAVGARSGQGGEEHRGRPAESADPAANRAVPSGSDTRAVEDGAVSDDRTETGDQGPGDRPPQPKQPRSFWKELPILIGIALVLALLIKTFLVQAFSIPSDSMQNTLQQGDRVLVDKLTPWFGSEPERGEVVVFHDPDNWLAGEPTPDPNALQKVLSWIGLMPSAEEKDLIKRVVGVGGDTVECKGTGPLTVNGMALNEPYVYPGNTPCSQDDQGGQFKVEVPEGHIWVMGDHRQNSRDSRYNRADKNDGMVPVDKVVGRAVVIAWPVNRWTNLPVPDTFDQPGLQASASSAALSAAPQGLALVGAVPLVLWRRRRIGAEEG; from the coding sequence GTGGGGGATGTGGCGGTTGGCGCACGGTCCGGTCAGGGCGGCGAGGAACACCGCGGACGCCCCGCGGAGTCGGCCGACCCGGCCGCGAACCGCGCCGTACCCTCCGGGAGTGACACGCGGGCGGTCGAGGACGGCGCAGTGAGCGATGACCGGACGGAAACAGGTGACCAGGGCCCGGGCGACCGCCCGCCCCAGCCGAAGCAGCCCCGCTCCTTCTGGAAGGAGCTGCCGATCCTGATCGGCATCGCGCTGGTGCTGGCGCTGCTGATCAAGACGTTCCTGGTGCAGGCGTTCTCCATCCCCTCCGACTCGATGCAGAACACCCTCCAGCAGGGTGACCGGGTCCTGGTCGACAAGCTCACCCCCTGGTTCGGCTCCGAGCCCGAGCGCGGTGAGGTCGTCGTCTTCCACGACCCCGACAACTGGCTGGCGGGCGAGCCGACGCCCGATCCCAACGCCCTGCAGAAGGTCCTCAGCTGGATCGGTCTGATGCCCTCCGCGGAGGAGAAGGACCTGATCAAGCGGGTCGTCGGCGTGGGCGGCGACACGGTCGAGTGCAAGGGCACCGGCCCCCTCACGGTCAACGGCATGGCGCTCAACGAGCCGTACGTGTATCCCGGCAACACCCCGTGCAGCCAGGACGACCAGGGCGGCCAGTTCAAGGTCGAGGTTCCCGAGGGCCACATCTGGGTGATGGGCGACCACCGGCAGAACTCCCGGGACTCCCGCTACAACCGGGCCGACAAGAACGACGGCATGGTCCCCGTGGACAAGGTCGTCGGCCGCGCCGTCGTGATCGCCTGGCCGGTCAACCGCTGGACCAACCTGCCCGTCCCGGACACCTTCGACCAGCCCGGCCTCCAGGCCTCGGCGTCGTCCGCCGCCCTGTCGGCCGCGCCCCAGGGGCTCGCGCTGGTGGGCGCGGTGCCGCTGGTGCTCTGGCGGCGTCGCCGGATCGGCGCCGAAGAGGGCTGA
- the lepB gene encoding signal peptidase I, translating to MGNRGKPRGAPDSAAENLLPTGSRRASGPAPGRTRAERRKLQRKVKRRRRRSAVKEIPLLIGVAVLIALVLKTFLVQAFVIPSGSMEQTIRIGDRVLVDKLTPWFGSTPQRGDVVVFKDPGGWLQGEQTAPKKDDPVGIKQIKEGLTFIGLLPSEDEKDLIKRVVGVGGDRVQCCDAQGRVTVNGVPLDEDYLYPGNAPSATPFDITVPEGRLWVMGDHRENSADSRSHQDTAYGGTVSEEEVVGRAMVIAWPLGHWSTLDEPTAYASVSDAASGSTAVAPLSHRVAPEDPNGIVQLPSPAELPLVMGVVGLRRAWRGRRQRVRSWRGGCGGWRTVRSGRRGTPRTPRGVGRPGREPRRTLRE from the coding sequence ATGGGTAACCGCGGCAAGCCGCGCGGCGCCCCGGACAGCGCCGCGGAGAACCTGCTGCCCACCGGCTCCCGCCGCGCGTCCGGCCCCGCCCCCGGGCGCACCCGCGCCGAGCGGCGCAAACTCCAGCGCAAGGTCAAGCGGCGCCGCAGGCGCAGCGCGGTCAAGGAGATCCCCCTCCTCATCGGCGTCGCCGTGCTGATAGCGCTGGTGCTGAAGACCTTCCTCGTGCAGGCCTTCGTCATCCCGTCCGGCTCCATGGAGCAGACGATCCGGATCGGCGACCGGGTGCTCGTCGACAAGCTCACCCCGTGGTTCGGCTCCACGCCGCAGCGCGGGGACGTCGTCGTGTTCAAGGACCCCGGCGGCTGGCTCCAGGGTGAGCAGACCGCACCGAAGAAGGACGACCCCGTCGGGATCAAGCAGATCAAGGAAGGGCTCACCTTCATCGGACTGCTGCCCTCCGAGGACGAGAAGGACCTCATCAAGCGGGTCGTCGGCGTCGGCGGCGACCGCGTCCAGTGCTGTGACGCACAGGGCCGGGTCACCGTCAACGGCGTCCCCCTGGACGAGGACTACCTGTACCCGGGCAACGCCCCCTCCGCGACGCCGTTCGACATCACCGTCCCCGAGGGGCGGCTGTGGGTGATGGGCGACCACCGAGAGAACTCCGCCGACTCCCGCTCCCACCAGGACACCGCCTACGGCGGCACCGTCTCCGAGGAGGAGGTGGTGGGCCGGGCCATGGTCATCGCCTGGCCGCTCGGCCACTGGAGCACGCTGGACGAACCCACGGCCTACGCCTCCGTGTCGGACGCGGCGTCCGGGTCGACCGCTGTCGCCCCGCTGTCGCATAGGGTTGCCCCGGAGGATCCGAACGGAATCGTCCAGCTCCCGAGCCCTGCGGAACTCCCGCTCGTTATGGGAGTGGTGGGCCTGCGCCGGGCTTGGCGCGGGCGGCGGCAGAGAGTGAGGAGTTGGCGTGGGGGATGTGGCGGTTGGCGCACGGTCCGGTCAGGGCGGCGAGGAACACCGCGGACGCCCCGCGGAGTCGGCCGACCCGGCCGCGAACCGCGCCGTACCCTCCGGGAGTGA
- the lepB gene encoding signal peptidase I, which produces MDTEAQPTERDRSLPPDGPEDTSDRPGPEGRSRSALVSRLTASVPGGRITLTLLLCLLFLLALNTFVARPFQIPSGSMERVLRVGDRVLVNKLAYRFGAEPRRGDVIVFDGTGYFGEADYVKRVVGVGGDHVVCCDGEGRIRVNGRSVDESGFLYPGDSPSTVPFDVVVPDGRLFVLGDHRSASSDSRDHLGSPGGGMIPVTEVIGRADGIVWPFGHATRLHRPDAYARVPAPGVDPAHPAEDAHG; this is translated from the coding sequence ATGGACACCGAAGCACAGCCGACGGAGCGCGACCGCTCCCTCCCCCCGGACGGACCCGAGGACACCTCGGACCGGCCGGGCCCGGAGGGGCGGTCGCGTTCCGCGTTGGTGTCGCGCCTCACCGCATCGGTGCCCGGCGGGCGCATTACCCTGACCCTGCTGCTCTGTCTGCTGTTCCTGCTGGCGCTCAACACGTTCGTGGCGCGCCCGTTCCAGATCCCCAGCGGATCGATGGAACGGGTATTGAGGGTCGGGGACCGCGTTCTCGTAAACAAGTTGGCGTACCGCTTCGGCGCCGAGCCGCGCCGCGGCGACGTGATTGTGTTCGACGGCACCGGGTATTTCGGTGAGGCCGACTACGTCAAACGGGTCGTCGGGGTGGGCGGGGACCACGTGGTCTGCTGTGACGGGGAGGGGAGGATCCGGGTGAACGGCCGGTCGGTCGACGAGTCGGGCTTCCTGTACCCCGGGGACAGCCCCTCCACGGTGCCGTTCGACGTCGTCGTGCCCGACGGGCGGCTGTTCGTCCTCGGTGACCACCGCAGCGCCTCCAGCGACTCCCGGGACCACCTCGGCTCGCCCGGCGGCGGCATGATCCCCGTGACGGAGGTGATCGGCCGCGCCGACGGGATCGTCTGGCCCTTCGGCCACGCCACCCGGCTGCACCGGCCCGACGCCTACGCGCGCGTGCCCGCCCCGGGGGTGGACCCGGCGCACCCGGCGGAGGACGCCCATGGGTAA
- the rplS gene encoding 50S ribosomal protein L19 — translation MSHLLDSVDSASLRSDVPAFRPGDTVNVHVRVIEGNRSRVQQFKGVVIRRQGAGVRETFTVRKVSFSVGVERTFPVHTPIVEKIELVTRGDVRRAKLYYLRELRGKAAKIKEKREN, via the coding sequence ATGTCTCACCTCCTCGACTCCGTCGACTCCGCGTCGCTGCGCAGCGACGTCCCGGCCTTCCGCCCCGGCGACACCGTCAATGTCCACGTGCGCGTCATCGAGGGCAACCGCTCCCGTGTGCAGCAGTTCAAGGGCGTTGTGATCCGCCGCCAGGGTGCCGGCGTCCGCGAGACCTTCACGGTCCGCAAGGTCTCCTTCTCCGTCGGCGTCGAGCGCACCTTCCCGGTGCACACCCCGATCGTGGAGAAGATCGAGCTCGTCACCCGGGGTGACGTCCGCCGCGCCAAGCTGTACTACCTGCGCGAGCTGCGCGGCAAGGCGGCGAAGATCAAGGAGAAGCGCGAGAACTGA
- the trmD gene encoding tRNA (guanosine(37)-N1)-methyltransferase TrmD, with protein MRLDVVTIFPEYLEPLNVSLVGKARARGQLDVHVHDLRAWTYDRHNTVDDTPYGGGPGMVMKTEPWGDALDTVLADGYEAGSREPALIVPTPSGRPFTQDLAVRLSERPWLVFTPARYEGIDRRVIDEYATRMPVYEVSIGDYVLAGGEAAVLVVTEAVARLLPGVLGNAESHRDDSFAPGAMAGLLEGPVYTKPPGWRGRGIPEVLLSGHHGRIARWRRDEALRRTTAHRPDLIERCDPQAFDKKDREMLSILGWEPDPAGEPYGRFWRRTDGVEE; from the coding sequence ATGCGGCTCGACGTCGTCACGATCTTCCCCGAGTACCTCGAGCCGCTGAACGTCTCCCTCGTCGGCAAGGCGCGCGCCCGCGGACAGCTCGACGTGCACGTGCACGACCTGCGCGCGTGGACCTACGACCGGCACAACACCGTCGACGACACCCCGTACGGCGGCGGCCCCGGCATGGTCATGAAGACCGAGCCGTGGGGAGACGCGCTGGACACCGTCCTGGCCGACGGCTACGAGGCCGGCTCCCGCGAGCCCGCCCTGATCGTGCCCACCCCCAGCGGCCGCCCCTTCACCCAGGACCTCGCCGTCCGGCTCTCCGAGCGCCCCTGGCTGGTCTTCACCCCCGCCCGCTACGAGGGCATCGACCGCCGCGTCATCGACGAGTACGCCACCCGGATGCCCGTGTACGAGGTGTCCATCGGCGACTACGTCCTGGCCGGCGGCGAGGCGGCCGTCCTCGTCGTCACCGAGGCCGTCGCCCGGCTGCTCCCCGGCGTCCTGGGCAACGCCGAGTCCCACCGCGACGACTCCTTCGCACCCGGCGCCATGGCCGGCCTCCTGGAGGGCCCCGTCTACACCAAGCCGCCCGGCTGGCGCGGCCGGGGGATACCCGAGGTGCTGCTCAGCGGCCACCACGGAAGGATCGCCCGCTGGCGGCGCGACGAGGCGCTGCGGCGCACCACCGCCCACCGCCCCGACCTCATCGAACGCTGCGATCCCCAGGCCTTCGACAAGAAGGACCGCGAGATGCTGTCCATCCTCGGCTGGGAACCGGACCCCGCGGGGGAGCCGTACGGCCGATTTTGGCGCAGGACCGACGGCGTGGAAGAATAG
- the rimM gene encoding ribosome maturation factor RimM (Essential for efficient processing of 16S rRNA) — protein sequence MQLVVARIGRAHGIKGEVTVEVRTDEPELRLGPGAVLTTDPASVGPLTIETGRVHSGRLLLRFEGVLDRTAAEALRNTLLIADVDPDERPEDEDEYYDHQLIDLDVVTKDGEEVGRITEISHLPSQDLFVVERPDGSEVYVPFVEEIVTEIDLEEQRAVIDPPPGLIDDRAEIASARDAAEGES from the coding sequence GTGCAGCTGGTAGTCGCTCGCATCGGCCGCGCCCACGGCATCAAGGGCGAGGTCACCGTGGAGGTCCGCACCGACGAACCGGAGCTCAGGCTCGGGCCCGGCGCCGTCCTGACCACCGACCCCGCCTCCGTCGGGCCGCTCACCATCGAGACCGGGCGCGTCCACAGTGGCCGCCTCCTGCTGCGCTTCGAGGGCGTCCTCGACCGCACCGCCGCCGAGGCCCTGCGCAACACCCTCCTCATCGCCGACGTCGACCCCGACGAGCGGCCCGAGGACGAGGACGAGTACTACGACCACCAGCTGATCGACCTCGACGTCGTCACCAAGGACGGCGAGGAGGTCGGCCGGATCACCGAGATCTCGCACCTGCCCTCCCAGGACCTCTTCGTCGTCGAGCGCCCCGACGGCAGCGAGGTGTACGTGCCGTTCGTCGAGGAGATCGTCACCGAGATCGACCTGGAGGAGCAGCGGGCCGTCATCGACCCGCCCCCCGGCCTGATCGACGACCGGGCCGAGATCGCCTCCGCGCGGGACGCCGCCGAGGGAGAGTCGTGA
- a CDS encoding RNA-binding protein: MLEEALEHLVKGIVDNPDDVQVASRNLRRGRVLEVRVHPDDLGKVIGRNGRTARALRTVVGAIGGRGVRVDLVDVDHVR, encoded by the coding sequence ATGCTCGAGGAGGCTCTCGAGCACCTCGTGAAGGGCATCGTCGACAACCCTGACGATGTGCAGGTCGCCTCGCGCAACCTGCGTCGCGGGCGTGTGCTCGAGGTCCGGGTCCACCCGGACGACCTCGGTAAGGTGATCGGCCGCAACGGCCGCACCGCACGCGCTCTGCGCACCGTCGTGGGCGCCATCGGCGGCCGCGGTGTCCGTGTCGACCTCGTCGACGTGGACCACGTCCGCTGA